The window GTATCGATATTTCAGGCCCAGCACTTTCTTGGTTTGGATCTTATCTCTCAAATAGGATGCACCATGTAATTCATGGTAATGTGACCTCTGAGTATGAAAATGTCAGTTGCGGAGTCCCGCAGGGATTGGTACTTGACCCTCTTTTGTTCAGTACTTATATGCTGCCGCTTAGCAATATCATACTCAAATATGAGAAGAGCTTTCACTGTTATGCCGACGATACTCAGCTATACATGCCATTAATACTAACCAGCCCACGTGATTGCTCTAATCTGGAGTCATGTATCGCTGAGATTAAACACGGGATGTCCTGTATCTTTTTATTCCTTAACCCTGAGAAAACTGAGCTGTTGGTTATTGGCCCTGCAAAACATAGCCACTTGTTTAAGGACACCATTCTAAGCACCATTACCCACATTGAGTCAGCAAAAAATCTCGCCGTTATATTTGATTCAACTCCCTCCTTTCAAAAGCACATTCAGAATATTCCCAGAAGTGTGTTTTTCATCTTCGCAATATCGCTAAGATACGGCCCATACGATCCACTAGTGACGCAGGAATCATAGTCCACACATTTTTTACGTCTCGCCTCGactattgtaacatgctgctttctggtcttcccatgTCTAGTATTAAAAGCCTGCACTTAGTACAAAACGCTGCATTGGCTCCCGGTTTACCTGAGATGGGATTTTAAGGTCCTGTTTcttactcataaaatattacacggGTTAGCACCCTATTATCTCGCTGACttagttgtactgtatgttccatTTCAAAACCTACACTGGCAAAAcgctggtcttttggtgactccaAGAGCCAGAAAGAAGTCCGCAGGCTCTCGAGCATTTTCTATTTGGGTCTCCAGTACTCCGGAATTCCCTACCCGCAGATGTTTAAATCCCAATTTAAGACTTATTTCTACTCTTTGATATTTAGTTAAAGTACATGCAGGCCTGTTTAACTGCTGCTTGTCTTATCTCCTCCCCCTTCGTCTCCTGCTCTGAGAGAGGGCTGGGACTAGAGAGGTGTTGACTGAATCTGAGGTGTCTGTTTGCGTTCTGCACCGACCaactgggacaagatctgagATGGACCACTTCCCCCAGAGTCGTTGCGGTGGAGGATTCTGTTCTGACCGACCGGGgcaggtcctgaggcagaaccaccAAAGGCGTCTACCCAGTGGtgccttttctctttaaatggactcttaCGCCATCTTAACGAACATTGTTCAGCATCTTGCCAtcgtaatgaacattgtacagcaccagactATGCGATAAATGTTGCCCCTTGACATCCATTGCATCCTGATCATTCTGGAAGGGGGATCCCCCCCATCTGCGGTCTCTTCTCAAGGTTTCTATTTTCCCCAAATGGGCTTTTTGAGTTTGTCCTTACCCGATTGGGGGGTTTATCTTAGGGGATGtcatcaatcattgccaactgtagGCCTGTGAACCTCTTTGAgtctcttttgtgattaagggctgtacaaataaacttgactcaACGTAGCAactccaggtttttttttcccgtttgttttcttttctttttgaaatgCTGCCCTGTGCCTCCACACACattgcacataccagaaacTGCCACTGGTAAACAGAAAATATGTGACACTAATATGAGAATATTGATGATGAGACAATCTATggaaaaaacatgtatgtactaACGTGAGCATGTTTTCTGGTCTGCATTCAGGATGTATCCCATTCCACATTTGCAGACGTAAGAGTCACCACTGTTAACACAAATATGTTGGCAGTCATGTCCCCGGGCACATGCATCTTGACCTGAAAAGCGGTGGTCTCACATTGTAACTGGTCAGTCATACTTTTGAATCAAGAGAAAGGCATGGTTTATGCAAAGACATTAAAAGATGAATGGTCTTACGTGAGCACGTCCTCTTGTCCGCGTTCAAGACATAGCCAGCCCAACACTGACAGCTGTAGGAGTTACCATTGTTGACACAGACGTGCTGGCAATTATGCCCGCGAGCGCATGCATCCACTCCTGAAAGAAAATGTCTGATTGGCTTAATTCTAGTTGCTTTGTAGCTCATATTTGAATCTAGTTAttagtatttgttttaaattagtcACTCATGAGTAATGATTGATTAGTAATTGTAAATGGTGATGTTGTATTGGAGTTTTGTCATTTCATCACCGTCTTAATTCTGTATTAAAAGACATGCACCGGATAGTTAATGTCAAATTTTACACAAGCATTTGACATATCACCCCCCGGCACCCGTCATTCCCCCATGCCATGCAAAACCATGCAAACCCTGCAAGCAAACAACGCTACTTCAGGAACTACCAAAGAAGCTGAATGACTTGCATGAGCATTCAAGTTTGAGTGCTACTACACTTAGGAATGAGAATTGTTCAATTGGATATTTGGACATATTGATCTCTTTTCTTATTTGAGTAATTTGTACGAGAAATAAACCTGTCATTTTGAAACCTTGTTCCCATTTCACAGTTTGTAGTAGCACTCGCATAAGTTCATACTGCCGTTGAGCAGCTGGGCTGGTCAAAGCACCCATTCCATTCCATAAAGATAAGTTAAGTAGAATGTACAGtgtatacatactgtaattgtatTACATCATGAATGAACAACTTTGTTCACTTGTTGTAGAATGTGTTGTTCATCATACTATGGATGTTTGGAGCAGCTGAATCTATAGCATCTTGGCTTAGCACTTCGGATATTAATTAACGTTAtcacagaaaatacaaaaaaaaaaaaaataacccacATACCGAAAACACTTGGATCTAAGCTTAATGCCAACATCATGTTTAAAAGTGCGATCGGGGAATTTGGAAGACGACTTAAATGACTTTTATAAAAGATTAGTTTTCAAGTAAAACCTTGGGTAAACACAGATTTGGCCTTGTATGATTAGCCATTAAGGCTGATTAAAAATGCAGCAGCCCAAGTTTCATTCCTGCAGAGCTTAGCACATCAAGGTACATGAGCAGGACGCACGGCATGTGGCAAAATCCGCAGCTCAGTTTGCAAAGAGCAGCACACACTGTGAAAACTAATGGGCAGCATCATAGTCGGTTGGGACCACTTTAAGgtgctctaaattgccagaTCAACCGGTGATCTAAGCTTAGTCAGTCTTCTTCTTGAGGATGGTTAGTAGTACTCGGGCCATTGTACATAATGAATGCTGTCTgcattttaagtacaataccaTGTGCATAAACAACATCAGTTAGTGAACACTTTTGGAGGGCAATCCAAACGCAAGTGACTAAACTTGCCCTTTTTATATTAACAAAGAAGACGACCGTTGACCTTAAAATGGAGAGTTATGCAATATGGCGCTGCCCATTAATAATCTCAGTTTTTAATAAGAGGGATAATTTTGACATACcgctttttctctttttgtcagTTTCATTTTTTATCCCATAACCGTCTTTCCTGCCAGTTTGTGCTATTCCGACACCACCAAATGGAATATCCACACTCTCCAGATCATCCTTACCACATAAGGTTTCCCTAAATTTTCCAGTGAGCTTCTCTATGACACCATACGTCTCCACGTAGAAGACGTGATCTTCTAGAGGCTGGCTGGCCATGAGGCGGAGGGACATCAGATCTGCTCTGTCTACTCCCACTGCATAGATTTCAATGCCGGATGCCCGGGCTGCTGCTGATACCTCTTCCACCTGGTCCTGCGGTCTCCCATCAGTCACTATGATGGCTACTTTGGCAATTTTCATGGAGCTGGTTCGGGCACCTGCCTCGGCAATAAAAGCTTTGTCCATGGCAGCCTTAATGGCTACACCTGTCATGGTGCCAGAAGCTAGAGGCTGAACACGGGCCAATGCCTGCTTTAAGGCATGCTTGTCAAAATACGTATTCAAATGAAACTCAATCTTTACTGTGCTGGCATAATTGACGAGGCCCACTCGGGTGGCATCTGAGCCGATCTCCAGGGTGTCCACCATGTCTATCAGGAACTCCTTGGCCTTTTCAAACTCAGCAGGCCGCACGCTGCGAGAGCTGTCGACGATGAAAACCAAATCTATTGGACGATTCCTGCAGTTTGATGATGATGTtactggaaaagaaaaagaaaaagaccagatattttgttaaaaaataacaaagtgAAGTAAATCAAACCTGGGCACAGAGCTACAGTATACCACGTCCAAGACAGTGGCAACTCTGAATTAGTGGGAGCGGGCACAGTGCCTCCCTCATTAGATCCAgtaaacagacacatttttctttcttaccACTATAGCATATGCTATTTTACATTTAGCACATGGGGCAGTTATGAATGAGCCCTAATAATTCTGCCCAGCAACAAGTGATAACAAGGAAAGATAATCCATGCAAATGTGTTGGTCCACGATGCTGCATCTGCTATACTGTTGCTAAGATTGAATTTCTCTTGTCTCTAATAATGATTTGTATAACTGCCAATGAAAAAGCAAATAGAAACCTTGAAAAAGCAAATAGAAACCTTAAGAAGAGAATTGGGATGTTGAGCATACAGCCGAGAAGCATGCCTTGCTGCTTTTGGTTGCAGCTGTG of the Phycodurus eques isolate BA_2022a chromosome 14, UOR_Pequ_1.1, whole genome shotgun sequence genome contains:
- the LOC133412872 gene encoding matrilin-3-like isoform X2 translates to MISFIWGLACLIVSVLNPGTLGSQFGPHHRQTLPKVSPQVSPRVHGSFEDIRSTEQASDEVRSTEISQEVRKRDEMQQDAQTSSNNYLAQQPRNLISAITSSSNCRNRPIDLVFIVDSSRSVRPAEFEKAKEFLIDMVDTLEIGSDATRVGLVNYASTVKIEFHLNTYFDKHALKQALARVQPLASGTMTGVAIKAAMDKAFIAEAGARTSSMKIAKVAIIVTDGRPQDQVEEVSAAARASGIEIYAVGVDRADLMSLRLMASQPLEDHVFYVETYGVIEKLTGKFRETLCGKDDLESVDIPFGGVGIAQTGRKDGYGIKNETDKKRKSGVDACARGHNCQHVCVNNGNSYSCQCWAGYVLNADKRTCSRQDACARGHDCQHICVNSGDSYVCKCGMGYILNADQKTCSRSDPCAAGHECQHICIDNGDSYICKCHPGYALHPDKKSCSRIVADACARGNDCQQICVNNGNSYYCRCQVGYILNVDQKTCSRADACALGHNCQHTCVNSGESYICKCRTGYNLNADQRTCSRVDACTLGHNCQHMCINSGDSYICKCRAGYILNADKRTCSQEMRSEITQDACKCEAQILFQKKVQSTIQDLSRRLGDLSDRVNQIEDQQQY
- the LOC133412872 gene encoding matrilin-3-like isoform X4, with the translated sequence MISFIWGLACLIVSVLNPGTLGSQFGPHHRQTLPKVSPQVSPRVHGSFEDIRSTEQASDEVRSTEISQEVRKRDEMQQDAQTSSNNYLAQQPRNLISAITSSSNCRNRPIDLVFIVDSSRSVRPAEFEKAKEFLIDMVDTLEIGSDATRVGLVNYASTVKIEFHLNTYFDKHALKQALARVQPLASGTMTGVAIKAAMDKAFIAEAGARTSSMKIAKVAIIVTDGRPQDQVEEVSAAARASGIEIYAVGVDRADLMSLRLMASQPLEDHVFYVETYGVIEKLTGKFRETLCGKDDLESVDIPFGGVGIAQTGRKDGYGIKNETDKKRKSGVDACARGHNCQHVCVNNGNSYSCQCWAGYVLNADKRTCSRQDACARGHDCQHICVNSGDSYVCKCGMGYILNADQKTCSRSDPCAAGHECQHICIDNGDSYICKCHPGYALHPDKKSCSRIVADACARGNDCQQICVNNGNSYYCRCQVGYILNVDQKTCSRADACALGHNCQHTCVNSGESYICKCRTGYNLNADQRTCSRVDACTLGHNCQHMCINSGDSYICKCRAGYILNADKRTCSLMRK